Part of the Deltaproteobacteria bacterium genome is shown below.
CCCGCACCCCATCCCCCCGAGCAGGACCCGCAAACCTTAATCGATTTTGCAAGCACGCTCTCAGGAGATCCTTATGAATACACTACTCATTAAGAACGGCACGGTCGTGACGGTCGGCGCCACGCAAGTGGCCGATGTCTTCATTGCCGGCGAGACCGTCCAGGCCGTCGGACGCGATCTTTCGTACACCGCCGACCGCACCATCGACGCGACCGGCTGTTATGTCGTCCCGGGCGGCATCGACCCGCATGTCCATATGCAGATCCCGTTCATGGGCACGCACTCCAGCGACAATTTCGAGACCGGCACGTTGGCGGCGTTGCATGGCGGCACCACGACGATCATCGATTTCGCCATCCAGACCCAAGGCGACACGCTCACCAACACCTGGAACCAATGGTACGAATGGGCCAACGGACACGCGGTCGGCGATTACTCGTTCCATCTGGCCGTCACCGACTTCAACGACAAGACCTGCGCGGAATTACCGGACCTGATCGAAAAACGCGGCGTCACGTCGTTTAAGACCTTCATGGCGTACAAAGGCGCGCTGATGATCGACGACCGCCAAATGGTCGCGCTGATGCACGAGCTAAAGCGCTTAGGCGGATTGCTGACCGTCCACGCGGAACATGGCGATATGATCGACAGCTTGATCGCACAGCATCGTGCGGCGGGACATACCGCACCGCGCTACCATGCCGCATCGCACCCCGAATTGGCGGAGACCGAGGCGTCGGGACGGATCCTCGATTTGGGCCTGGCATGCGATCAAGCGGTCTACATCGTCCATATGACTTGCGAAGGCGCGCTGAATCGCCTCCGCAACGCACTGTATCGCAATCAAGTGGGACTGGCGGAAACGTGTATTCAATATCTGCTGCTGGATGACTCGCTGTACGAACGCGAGGGCTTCGACGGCGCCAAATGGGTGATGAGTCCACCGCTGCGCCAACCGAAAGACCAAGCCGCACTGTGGGCCGGCATTAATCAAGGTTTGATCCGCGTCGTCGCAACAGATCATTGCCCGTTCACGCTGGCGCAAAAACGGATGGGCGAGAGCGATTTCTCGAAGATTCCGAATGGCCATCCGGCCGTGGAACACCGGATGGAACTCCTCTTCTCCGAAGGCGTCCAGCAGAACCGGATCTCGCTTAGCAAATTCGTGGAAGTCACTTCCACTAACGCCGCCAAGATCTTCGGCCTGTATCCGCGGAAAGGCACGATCGCCGTCGGCTCGGACGCCGACATCACGATCATCGATCCGACCCAGCAGCACACGCTCTCCGCGGCGACGCATCATATGAACGTCGACTATTCCGCGTATGAAGGCTGGAAAGTGAACGGCAAGTGCCGCACCACGATCCTGCGCGGCCAGGTGGCCGTGGAGGACGGGCAGGCCCACGTCGGCAAAGGCCACGGTCAATATTTGAAACGCGCACGTTTCACGAGCCCGAATCAACTCTAACCGTAAAGGAGCCCGTTATGCCACGCATCGTCAAAGCCGGAGTCATCCAACTCGCCAATCAACTCGACACCAACGCCAGTTGTGAAGCGCATCGCAACGCGATGATCGAGGCCCATCTGCCGTTCATTCAACAAGCGGCCGCCCAAGGCGTGCAGATGCTCTGCTTCCAAGAGGTCTTTACCGGACCGTACTTTTGTCCGTCTCAAGACACCAAGTGGTACGGACTCGCCGAAGCGATCCCCGACGGACCGACCACGCGCCAAATGTGCGCGATCGCGAAACAGCACCGCATGGTCATCGTGGTCCCGATCTACGAACAGGAACTGACTGGCGTTTACTACAACACCGCCGCGGTGATCGACGCCGATGGCACGTATTTGGGCAAATATCGCAAACATCACATCCCGCAAGTCGCGGGCTTTTGGGAAAAGTTCTTCTTCAAACCGGGCAATCTCGGCTTTCCAGTCTTCACCACCGCGTACGGCAAAGTCGGCGTCTATATCTGCTACGACCGCCACTTCCCAGAAGGCGCGCGCTGCCTCGGATTGAACGGCGCCGAAGTGGTGTTCAATCCGTCCGCCACGGTCGCGGGACTGTCGCAACATTTATGGCAGCTCGAACAACCGGCGCACGCGGTGGCCAACGGTTATTTCATCGCGGCCATTAATCGCGTCGGCACCGAGGCGCCATGGAACATCGGCGAGTTCTACGGCTCGTCGTACTTTGCCAGCCCGCGCGGCAAGATCTTGGCGCAGGCCTCGCGCGAACGGAACGAACTGTTGGTCTGCGACCTCGACTTGGACGAGATCACCGAGGTCCGCAATCAGTGGCAATTCTATCGCGACCGCCGCCCCGAGGCGTATCAACCGCTCGCGACACTGTAACGGAAACCGGACATCGAACAACGGAGCCCCCCATGAACGCCTCGCCTTCAAATGATGAGTTGATCGCATTCCGCGCCCGGCATTTCATCCCGACCGCGTATTTGTATCACAAAGAACCGATCCAGCTGACGAAAGCGAAAGGCGTCTACGTCTGGGATCAAACCGGCAAGCAGTACCTCGACGCGATCGGCGGCATCGTCTCGATCTCGGCCGGACACAATCATCCGCGTATCCAACAGGCGATGCGGGAAATGCTCGACGCCGACGAGTTACAGCATACGAGTCTCCTGTATTTGACGAAATACCCGGTCGAGTTGGCGAAGGCGTTATTGGCCGAAGCGCCCGCAGGATTCGAAAAAGTCGCGCTCACCAACTCCGGTTCCGAAGCCAACGAATTCGCGTTCATGGCTGCGCGACACGCCACCGGCGAGACGATCGTGATGAACTTGCGGCACGGATATCATGGCGGCACGTCGGGCGTGTTGGCCCACTGCGG
Proteins encoded:
- the hydA gene encoding dihydropyrimidinase codes for the protein MNTLLIKNGTVVTVGATQVADVFIAGETVQAVGRDLSYTADRTIDATGCYVVPGGIDPHVHMQIPFMGTHSSDNFETGTLAALHGGTTTIIDFAIQTQGDTLTNTWNQWYEWANGHAVGDYSFHLAVTDFNDKTCAELPDLIEKRGVTSFKTFMAYKGALMIDDRQMVALMHELKRLGGLLTVHAEHGDMIDSLIAQHRAAGHTAPRYHAASHPELAETEASGRILDLGLACDQAVYIVHMTCEGALNRLRNALYRNQVGLAETCIQYLLLDDSLYEREGFDGAKWVMSPPLRQPKDQAALWAGINQGLIRVVATDHCPFTLAQKRMGESDFSKIPNGHPAVEHRMELLFSEGVQQNRISLSKFVEVTSTNAAKIFGLYPRKGTIAVGSDADITIIDPTQQHTLSAATHHMNVDYSAYEGWKVNGKCRTTILRGQVAVEDGQAHVGKGHGQYLKRARFTSPNQL
- a CDS encoding acyltransferase, translated to MPRIVKAGVIQLANQLDTNASCEAHRNAMIEAHLPFIQQAAAQGVQMLCFQEVFTGPYFCPSQDTKWYGLAEAIPDGPTTRQMCAIAKQHRMVIVVPIYEQELTGVYYNTAAVIDADGTYLGKYRKHHIPQVAGFWEKFFFKPGNLGFPVFTTAYGKVGVYICYDRHFPEGARCLGLNGAEVVFNPSATVAGLSQHLWQLEQPAHAVANGYFIAAINRVGTEAPWNIGEFYGSSYFASPRGKILAQASRERNELLVCDLDLDEITEVRNQWQFYRDRRPEAYQPLATL